One region of Clavibacter michiganensis subsp. tessellarius genomic DNA includes:
- a CDS encoding EamA family transporter has translation MPRRHLTTGLVLAIVAAASFGLSGAFVKPLLSSGWSPVAAVTLRALVGGLLLAPIALVQLRGDLRPVLRAWRRVLGMALVGVAGAQVMYFAAIERIPVGTAILIEFMAPLLLVGVAWAMTRRRPAVPVLLGSVAAAGGLALVVSPSGGGALDPVGLLLALGAMIGCAGYFAIAARGADGLPPVALAAAGLLVAAVLLALVGVTGILPFTGSVADVVLLGSVVPWWVPMLVVGVVATALAYGAGITAGAMLGSRLASFTGLLEVAAAGAWAWLLLGEELTALQLVGGALIVAGIVAVRFDARADALPGAGELGSEAPTEAGPGPDAALRGR, from the coding sequence ATGCCCCGACGCCACCTCACCACCGGACTCGTGCTCGCGATCGTCGCCGCCGCGTCCTTCGGGCTCTCGGGCGCGTTCGTGAAGCCGCTCCTGTCGTCGGGCTGGAGCCCGGTCGCGGCCGTCACCCTGCGCGCGCTCGTGGGCGGGCTGCTGCTGGCGCCGATCGCGCTCGTGCAGCTGCGCGGCGACCTGCGGCCCGTGCTGCGGGCGTGGCGCCGGGTGCTCGGGATGGCGCTCGTGGGCGTCGCCGGCGCGCAGGTCATGTACTTCGCGGCCATCGAGCGGATCCCGGTGGGCACGGCGATCCTCATCGAGTTCATGGCGCCGCTGCTGCTCGTGGGGGTGGCGTGGGCGATGACCCGGCGGCGGCCCGCGGTGCCGGTGCTCCTCGGATCCGTCGCGGCGGCCGGCGGACTCGCGCTCGTGGTGTCGCCGTCGGGCGGCGGGGCGCTGGATCCCGTCGGCCTCCTCCTCGCGCTGGGCGCGATGATCGGCTGCGCCGGCTACTTCGCCATCGCGGCCCGGGGTGCGGACGGGCTGCCGCCGGTGGCGCTCGCGGCCGCAGGGCTGCTCGTCGCGGCCGTGCTGCTCGCGCTCGTCGGCGTGACGGGGATCCTGCCGTTCACCGGATCCGTCGCCGACGTCGTGCTGCTCGGGAGCGTGGTGCCGTGGTGGGTGCCCATGCTCGTGGTGGGCGTGGTCGCGACGGCGCTCGCGTACGGCGCGGGGATCACGGCGGGCGCGATGCTCGGATCCCGCCTCGCGTCCTTCACGGGCCTGCTCGAGGTCGCGGCCGCCGGCGCCTGGGCGTGGCTGCTGCTCGGCGAGGAGCTGACGGCGCTCCAGCTCGTGGGCGGCGCGCTCATCGTCGCGGGTATCGTCGCGGTGCGGTTCGACGCGCGGGCGGATGCGCTGCCGGGTGCGGGGGAGCTCGGGTCCGAGGCCCCCACGGAGGCCGGCCCCGGGCCCGACGCGGCGCTACGGGGCCGGTGA
- a CDS encoding CGNR zinc finger domain-containing protein, which yields MHFTPDTEDVLAFDAVVLNTAPRATRSGEDLLATPEQLADLMTRSGFSGRFDRDDRELQEVRRARTRLREIWTLDRDDMVDAVNGLLARHRASPRLVRHDALDWHLHATPDDAPLADRILVEAAMALVDVIRSDATDRLRECAADDCDGVLVDLSRNGSKRFCSVRCGNRMNMVAFRERRGSTPPA from the coding sequence TTGCATTTCACCCCTGACACCGAGGACGTGCTCGCGTTCGACGCCGTCGTGCTCAACACGGCGCCCCGGGCGACCCGCAGCGGCGAGGACCTGCTCGCGACGCCCGAGCAGCTCGCCGACCTGATGACCCGCAGCGGCTTCTCCGGCCGCTTCGACCGCGACGACCGCGAGCTGCAGGAGGTGCGCCGCGCCCGCACGCGGCTCCGCGAGATCTGGACCCTCGACCGCGACGACATGGTCGACGCCGTCAACGGCCTGCTCGCCCGGCACCGCGCATCGCCCCGGCTCGTGCGGCACGACGCGCTCGACTGGCACCTGCACGCGACGCCCGACGACGCGCCGCTCGCCGACCGGATCCTCGTGGAGGCCGCGATGGCGCTGGTCGACGTGATCCGGTCCGACGCGACCGACCGCCTGCGCGAGTGCGCCGCCGACGACTGCGACGGCGTGCTCGTCGACCTCTCGCGCAACGGGTCCAAGCGCTTCTGCAGCGTGCGCTGCGGCAACCGGATGAACATGGTCGCGTTCCGCGAGCGGCGCGGGTCCACGCCTCCCGCGTGA
- the rsmI gene encoding 16S rRNA (cytidine(1402)-2'-O)-methyltransferase — MIILGATPIGNLGDASRRLVEALSSATVVAAEDTRTTIRLLTALGVENRPRLIALHDHNEQERSADLVELARETDVLVLSDAGMPAISDPGFHLVEAAAAACVRVTVIPGPSAVLSALAVSGLPTDRFTFEGFLPRKGGDRRRVLRELVRERRTMVFFESPNRLQASLEDVVAEWGPDRRLVVCRELTKLYEEVRRGSAAELAAWAAEGVRGEIVVVAEGAAALEVDLATGVMQVLELVSDGARLKDAAGTIAEATGLGKRDLYQAALQAR, encoded by the coding sequence GTGATCATCCTCGGCGCGACCCCCATCGGCAACCTGGGCGACGCGTCGCGGCGGCTCGTGGAGGCGCTGTCCTCCGCCACGGTCGTGGCCGCCGAGGACACCCGCACGACCATCCGCCTGCTCACGGCGCTCGGCGTCGAGAACCGGCCGCGCCTCATCGCGCTGCACGACCACAACGAGCAGGAGCGCTCGGCCGACCTCGTCGAGCTCGCGCGCGAGACCGACGTGCTGGTGCTCTCCGACGCCGGCATGCCCGCGATCTCCGACCCCGGCTTCCACCTGGTGGAGGCGGCGGCCGCGGCGTGCGTCCGCGTCACGGTGATCCCCGGCCCGAGCGCCGTGCTCAGCGCGCTCGCCGTGTCCGGCCTCCCCACGGACCGCTTCACGTTCGAGGGCTTCCTGCCGCGCAAGGGCGGCGACCGGCGCCGCGTGCTCCGGGAGCTCGTGCGCGAGCGCCGCACCATGGTCTTCTTCGAGTCGCCGAACCGGCTGCAGGCGTCGCTCGAGGACGTCGTCGCCGAGTGGGGACCGGACCGCCGGCTCGTCGTGTGCCGGGAGCTCACGAAGCTGTACGAGGAGGTGCGCCGCGGATCCGCCGCCGAGCTCGCCGCCTGGGCCGCCGAGGGCGTGCGCGGCGAGATCGTCGTGGTCGCGGAGGGCGCCGCGGCGCTCGAGGTCGACCTCGCGACGGGCGTGATGCAGGTGCTCGAGCTGGTGTCCGACGGCGCGCGCCTCAAGGACGCGGCCGGCACCATCGCCGAGGCGACCGGCCTCGGCAAGCGCGACCTGTACCAGGCGGCGCTGCAGGCGCGGTGA
- a CDS encoding SRPBCC family protein yields MPVVESRHIVPVEPAVAFAISQTQGEIRKRWDPFIAHQHLMGGATEPAKGVRTFTVSRLGLSMVSEYVSHQPPSNVGMRMTQGSWFFARMGGGWRFAPVEGEPRQTLAIWRYNFACRPAWLAPVAERIGAWILQRDMDRRIDGYARGCADPVVLAAVGAGDADTDPDAGVDAPDAG; encoded by the coding sequence GTGCCCGTCGTCGAGTCCCGCCACATCGTCCCCGTGGAGCCCGCCGTGGCGTTCGCGATCTCGCAGACCCAGGGGGAGATCCGGAAGCGGTGGGATCCCTTCATCGCGCACCAGCACCTCATGGGCGGCGCGACCGAACCCGCCAAGGGCGTCCGCACGTTCACCGTCTCGCGCCTCGGCCTCAGCATGGTGAGCGAGTACGTCTCGCACCAGCCGCCGTCGAACGTGGGCATGAGGATGACGCAGGGCTCGTGGTTCTTCGCCCGCATGGGCGGCGGCTGGCGGTTCGCGCCCGTCGAGGGCGAGCCGCGGCAGACGCTCGCGATCTGGCGCTACAACTTCGCGTGCCGGCCCGCGTGGCTGGCGCCCGTCGCCGAGCGCATCGGGGCGTGGATCCTGCAGCGCGACATGGACCGGCGCATCGACGGCTACGCGCGCGGCTGCGCGGACCCGGTGGTGCTCGCGGCGGTGGGTGCGGGCGACGCCGACACCGATCCCGATGCGGGCGTGGACGCGCCCGACGCGGGCTGA
- a CDS encoding DoxX family protein → MRTLLHPARTSPVLQDAALLLARVAIGFILMAHGLQKFLDYTLDGTAASFTKMGIPVPAAAAVFAATVETVGGAALILGLLTPLVAALNVLNLLGAFVVVHADKGVFVDGGGYELVLALIAGLVVVALLGAGRFSVDGLLSRRRRTA, encoded by the coding sequence ATGCGCACGCTGCTCCACCCCGCCCGCACGTCGCCCGTCCTCCAGGACGCCGCCCTGCTCCTCGCCCGCGTGGCGATCGGCTTCATCCTCATGGCCCACGGGCTGCAGAAGTTCCTCGACTACACGCTCGACGGCACCGCCGCCTCCTTCACGAAGATGGGCATCCCGGTGCCGGCCGCGGCGGCGGTCTTCGCCGCGACGGTCGAGACCGTCGGCGGGGCCGCGCTGATCCTCGGCCTCCTCACGCCCCTGGTCGCGGCGCTGAACGTCCTCAACCTGCTCGGCGCCTTCGTCGTCGTGCACGCCGACAAGGGCGTCTTCGTCGACGGCGGGGGCTACGAGCTCGTGCTCGCCCTGATCGCGGGCCTCGTCGTCGTCGCGCTGCTCGGCGCGGGCCGCTTCAGCGTCGACGGGCTGCTCAGCCGCCGCCGCCGCACCGCCTGA
- the treS gene encoding maltose alpha-D-glucosyltransferase, with the protein MDDATEQNAIPEPEPTEITYDEDRFPARPARLRSRPQMRASGIRRSSSDPRAADASNPSYVEWLRRQSMLGDADVLSRGLSGSPSMWSNPYARPDARRAIDTASVWFTAYPISLITKPGETYLSALGDPELWAIFQSIGIEAVHTGPVKLAGGITEWSQTASVDGHFDRISTQIDAAFGTEDEFRRLTEVADQHGGSVIDDIVPGHTGKGADFRLAEMGYKDFPGIYHMVEIPEEDWHLLPDVLPGRDAVNLDVAAEQALADQGYIIGRLQRVIFYAPGVKETNWSATAPVLGVDGRTRRWVYLHYFKQGQPSINWLDPTFAGMRMVIGDALHSLGDLGASALRLDANGFLGVEKSVEGPAWSEGHPLSEAANHLIASMVRKVGGFSFQELNLTMEDIRDTGRVGADLSYDFINRPAYQHALATGDTEFLRLTLRTSLEVGVEPVTLVHALQNHDELTYELVHWATEHCADVFPFRGDEMTGADLAETIRGDLLEELTGESADYNHVFTTNGIACTTASVIAAAQGFTTLDAIGEDDVAGIRAAHLLLAKFNAWQPGVFALSAWDLLGVLPLQASQVADLIEGGDTRWVHRGGHDLLDGAPEATGSASGMPRGRSLYGSLPAQVDDPESFASGLRSVLEVRERFDVAVGTQVDVPDVGHHGMLVMVHRLDNGDAAGDARLQLTVLNFTGEPILATVRSEELPPRRTVRDATTGEEIGTVDDLSSFPVQLEPYAGLFLLLDEAPEVEGDDEDDADS; encoded by the coding sequence GTGGACGACGCCACCGAGCAGAACGCGATCCCCGAGCCGGAGCCCACCGAGATCACCTACGACGAGGACCGCTTCCCCGCGCGTCCCGCCCGGCTCCGCTCCCGCCCCCAGATGCGCGCGAGCGGGATCCGCCGGTCGTCGTCCGACCCGCGCGCCGCCGACGCGTCGAACCCGTCCTACGTGGAGTGGCTCCGCCGCCAGTCGATGCTCGGCGACGCCGACGTGCTGAGCCGCGGCCTCTCCGGCTCGCCCAGCATGTGGTCGAACCCGTACGCGCGCCCCGACGCCCGCCGCGCCATCGACACCGCGTCGGTCTGGTTCACCGCCTACCCGATCTCGCTCATCACCAAGCCCGGCGAGACCTACCTCAGCGCGCTCGGCGACCCCGAGCTGTGGGCGATCTTCCAGTCCATCGGCATCGAGGCCGTGCACACCGGGCCCGTGAAGCTCGCCGGCGGCATCACCGAGTGGTCGCAGACCGCGAGCGTCGACGGCCACTTCGACCGCATCAGCACCCAGATCGACGCGGCCTTCGGCACGGAGGACGAGTTCCGCCGCCTCACCGAGGTCGCCGACCAGCACGGCGGCAGCGTCATCGACGACATCGTGCCCGGCCACACCGGCAAGGGCGCCGACTTCCGCCTGGCCGAGATGGGCTACAAGGACTTCCCCGGGATCTACCACATGGTCGAGATCCCCGAGGAGGACTGGCACCTGCTGCCCGACGTGCTCCCGGGCCGCGACGCCGTGAACCTCGACGTGGCCGCCGAGCAGGCGCTGGCGGATCAGGGCTACATCATCGGCCGACTGCAGCGCGTGATCTTCTACGCGCCCGGCGTGAAGGAGACCAACTGGAGCGCCACCGCGCCCGTGCTCGGCGTCGACGGCCGCACGCGCCGCTGGGTGTACCTGCACTACTTCAAGCAGGGCCAGCCCTCCATCAACTGGCTCGACCCCACGTTCGCCGGCATGCGCATGGTCATCGGCGATGCGCTGCACTCGCTGGGCGACCTCGGCGCGAGCGCGCTGCGGCTCGACGCGAACGGCTTCCTCGGCGTGGAGAAGAGCGTCGAGGGACCGGCGTGGTCCGAGGGCCACCCGCTCTCGGAGGCCGCGAACCACCTCATCGCGAGCATGGTGCGCAAGGTCGGCGGGTTCTCCTTCCAGGAGCTGAACCTCACGATGGAGGACATCCGCGACACCGGCCGCGTCGGCGCCGACCTCTCCTACGACTTCATCAACCGGCCCGCGTACCAGCACGCGCTCGCGACCGGCGACACCGAGTTCCTGCGGCTCACGCTCCGCACCTCGCTCGAGGTCGGCGTCGAGCCCGTCACGCTCGTGCACGCCCTGCAGAACCACGACGAGCTCACCTACGAGCTCGTGCACTGGGCGACCGAGCACTGCGCGGACGTCTTCCCGTTCCGCGGCGACGAGATGACGGGCGCCGACCTCGCGGAGACCATCCGCGGCGACCTCCTCGAGGAGCTCACGGGCGAGAGCGCCGACTACAACCACGTGTTCACGACGAACGGCATCGCCTGCACCACGGCGTCCGTCATCGCGGCGGCACAGGGCTTCACGACGCTCGACGCGATCGGCGAGGACGACGTGGCCGGGATCCGCGCCGCGCACCTGCTGCTCGCCAAGTTCAACGCGTGGCAGCCGGGCGTCTTCGCGCTCTCCGCCTGGGACCTGCTCGGCGTGCTGCCGCTGCAGGCGTCGCAGGTCGCCGACCTCATCGAGGGCGGCGACACCCGCTGGGTCCACCGCGGCGGGCACGACCTGCTCGACGGGGCGCCCGAGGCGACCGGATCCGCGTCCGGCATGCCGCGCGGCCGCTCGCTCTACGGGTCCCTCCCCGCGCAGGTCGACGACCCGGAGTCGTTCGCCTCGGGCCTCCGCAGCGTGCTGGAGGTGCGCGAGCGCTTCGACGTGGCCGTCGGCACGCAGGTCGACGTCCCCGACGTCGGCCACCACGGCATGCTCGTGATGGTGCACCGCCTCGACAACGGCGACGCGGCGGGCGACGCGCGTCTCCAGCTCACGGTGCTGAACTTCACGGGCGAGCCGATCCTCGCGACCGTGCGCTCCGAGGAGCTGCCCCCGCGTCGCACCGTCCGCGACGCCACGACGGGCGAGGAGATCGGCACGGTCGACGACCTGTCCAGCTTCCCCGTGCAGCTCGAGCCCTACGCGGGCCTGTTCCTGCTGCTCGACGAGGCGCCCGAGGTCGAGGGCGACGACGAGGACGACGCCGACAGCTAG